TACCCGTTCCAGTAAATAATCGTGAGCTGAATTCCTTATCTGCTATTTTTAAAATATCGTTCATCTATTTTCTATTGTATGATGTTGTTCTTTATTTAATGAAGCTGCTAGTGATTGCTGGAAGGCATCTATCTTTGTAAAATCATTGGTAATTTCTCCAGATACAGCGATTCCATGAATACCAGTTTCAAGAAGATCTGCAACGTCTTTTATAGTTATTCCTCCGATTGCGATAATGGGAGTTTTAGTTTTTAATGTCTCTGTAATTATGTGATAGCCATTATAACCTAAAACCGGACTTAAATTCTTTTTGGTAGTTGTAAATCGTAAGGGACCAAGACCTATATAATCCACACCTTTGTCTATTAATGATAGACAGTCTTCTAGCGTATTTGCAGTACCACCTATAATTTGCCAAGAATACAAATACGTTCTAGCGAGAGTAGGGCAGGAGTCGGTTTTTCCTAAATGCACACCATCTGCTTTTACCTCTTTTGCTACTTCATAATGATCATTGATGATGAGTTTTGTACCATATTGAAAAGTAATTGCTCGCGCTTCTTTGGCTATATTGAGCACCTGATCTAGAGGAACATTTTTTAAGCGCAGCTGTACCAGTGTTGCGCCATGAATACAAGCATTCTGTATGTTATCAAGATGCGCTTCTGGCGTATTACCTTGAGAGATATAATGTAGTTTTGGTATCATTACGACTTAATTTTCATTATTGGGTAACTGTGTTGTCCCAGTAAGTTATCCGTTGAATTTAAAAAGGTCTCGGTATAATATTTTGCGTTCATTGAAGCCTCTTCAATGTTTTGCCCTAACATCATATTACTCGCCAGCGCAGCCGACAGCACACAACCGCTTCCATGTTTTTGTAACACTTTTTTTGCCTTTGGAGCAATACGTTTTACAACCGTTTTACTGTGGTAAATCACGTCCCAGCCTGTTTTATCCTTTCTATGTCCACCTTTTAAGTGAATATTTGTCAAGCTGCTTATGTGTTCTATCGTTTCTTCAATATTGAGGTCTGGATACAGCAGTTGTATCTCATCATAATTAGGCGTAATTATATAGCATTGTGACCATATTTTATCCAAAATATCTTGATGCTCGAGGCTATGAAAATCAAAACCAGCACTCGCTTTTATGATGGGATCTACAATGATTTTTATCTCAGGATTAAGCATTTGTAACTTATCTAAAACAAGCGACAGTACTTCCCATGATTCTATAATCCCAATCTTTACTACGGTGATTTCAAACCGTTCAAAAAGCGTTTCTATTTGTGAAATAATTACAGCTTTGTTTATCCACACACATTCTTTAAAGTTGATATCATTTTGAACCGTAACTGCTGTACAAACTGATAAACCGTATAGTTGGTGCGCTTCAAATGTTTTAATATCTGAAGTTATCCCTGCGCCACTTGATGGGTCTAGGCCTGCAATGGTTAATATGTAGTTATTCGTTTTCAATGATATTTTACTGGTTTTATTTGGGCGTTCCTTGTTTTCTTCTGCTATTTATGTGGGCGTTCCCTTTCAGGTCAGGCTTTCGCTACTCGCTTTTTATGAATGAAATATTCATAAAAGAGCTCAGACATGCCACTCAATCCTTAACGCGAACTGTTTTATTGTTTGTACCTGTTCTCTAAATGTGACGTTCTTGCTTCTAAACTATCAACTGGACTCTGCTATTCTTTTTTAAAACTTTATTTGGGCGTTCCCTTTCAGGTCAGGCTTTCGCTACTCGCTTTTTATGAATGAAATATTCATAAAAGAGCTCAGACATGCCGTTCAATCCTTAACGCGAACTGTTTTATTGTTATCTTTTTAGTCCTGTAAATATCACTTTCATGCGTTTAAAATATCCTCTAATCTTAGTATAGCCTTCGGTGAGCGCAGTCGAACCGCTCAATCCTTAACGCGAATTGCTTTATTGCGAGTTGTAGCTGCTATCCAAATGCTGCTTTAATATTTTTAAAACTCTGCAGCGGATTTTCTGCTTTCCAAATACTTCCCAACAAAGCGATTCCATTATATCCAAGTTTTTTGGCCTGTTCTAGATTTTCCTGATGAATACCTCCTAGGGCTACGATTGTTTTATTGCTATCAGTTACATCAAAGCCACGTCCATTATAACCTTCCTTAGATATGGAATTAAACACAGGACTCAAAAAGTGGTAATCAAATTCAAAATAGCAGTCTTCTAGAGTTTTCAAATCATGAAAGGAGGAGCTTATCGTTTTTCCAAACATGTTTAATCCTCTAAAATACTTGCCAGGATTGTCTATGTGATCTATACGATGTTGCTCATTAAAATGAATTCCTTTTAAACTAAATTCATTAATGACCTTATGGTGATCGTGCACTACAATCCTATCATGAAACGCAGGATCAATCTGCTGTATATAGGTGCTATAGTCCTCATAACTTTTATGAGGCTTTCTTACATGATAACAAGCTAGTCCGTCTTCAAATAACTGGTGTAGTATTTTTACTTCATTAGGAATATCATTTTCTGGCGATAGTACGATAATCATGTTTTTGAGTTAAGGATTGTAATGAAAATCCTTTTGCCTTTTTCTGGCAAAAGATTGCAGTGGAAAGCCTGCCCACGCTTTTGCAGCGTGGGAACTCCCACATTTTTTTACAGATATACTTCGGAACCTTTGGCTTTAAATTCTTTTGACTTTTCCTCCATTCCTTTTTGGATGACTTCGTTATCGACAATTTTATTTTCAGCAGCAAAATCTCTTACTTCTTGAGAAATTTTCATGGAGCAAAATTTTGGTCCGCACATGGAGCAGAAGTGTGCGATTTTTGCACCTGCTGCTGGTAGCGTCTCATCATGATATTCGCGAGCGCGCTCTGGATCGAGACCAAGATTAAACTGATCTTCCCAGCGAAATTCAAAACGTGCCATACTCAACGCATTATCGCGATGTTGCGAACCAGGGTGACCTTTGGCCAGATCTGCAGCATGAGCAGCAAGTTTATAAGTAACTACACCAACACGCACGTCTTCCTTGTTAGGTAATCCAAGGTGTTCTTTTGGAGTAACGTAGCACAACATCGCACAACCGTACCAGCCTATCATAGCGGCACCAATACCTGAGGTAATGTGGTCATATCCAGGCGCAATATCTGTGGTTAACGGACCTAAAGTGTAAAATGGAGCCTCATCGCATACTTCAATTTGCTTCTCCATATTTTCCTTAATCATATGCATAGGCACGTGACCAGGACCTTCTATAAAGCACTGCACATCATGCTTTCGAGCGATTTGTGTAAGTTCACCTAGTGTCTCTAGTTCAGCAAACTGAGCCTCATCATTTGCATCTGCTACAGATCCTGGACGTAAACCGTCACCTAAAGAAAAGGCTACGTCATATTGTTTTAAAATCTCACAGATATCTTCAAAATGGGTGTATAAAAAGCTCTCTTTATGATGTGCAAGACACCACTTTGCCATGATAGATCCGCCACGAGAGACGATACCTGTCACACGCTTTGCGGTCATAGGCACATAACGCAACAACACACCAGCATGAATCGTAAAATAGTCTACGCCTTGCTCTGCTTGTTCAATTAGAGTGTCTTTAAAAATCTCCCACGTGAGATCTTCGGCAACGCCATTTACTTTTTCTAACGCCTGGTAAATAGGAACCGTTCCCACGGGAACAGGGGAGTTGCGTATGATCCACTCGCGGGTTTCATGTATGTTTTCTCCAGTAGATAAATCCATGATATTATCTGCTCCCCAGCGGCAAGCCCACACGGCTTTTTCTACTTCTTCCTCAATGGACGAGGTAACTGCCGAGTTTCCAATATTTGCATTAATTTTCACCAAGAAATTACGTCCTAAAATCATAGGCTCTGCTTCTGGGTGGTTGATGTTTGATGGGATTACGGCACGGCCTCTTGCAACTTCTGAGCGCACAAATTCTGGCGTGATTTTATCAGGAATAGACGCGCCAAAATGTTCTCCTTTATGTTGCTTTCTAATCTCCGTCATTTCATCGATACGCTGATTTTCGCGAATAGCGATATACTCCATTTCTGGAGTGATGATTCCTTGTTTTGCATAATGCAGCTGCGTAACATTCTCTCCTTTTTTTGCACGCATAGGCTTCTTTAAAAGCTTAAAACGCATATGGTCTAAGCTTTTATCGTTAAGACGCTCATTGCAATAGGTAGAGGAGTAGCTGTCCAATTGTTCTACATTATTGCGTTCTAAAATCCACGACTCGCGAATGCGTTCAATCCCGCTGTGAATGTCAATGTTTTTGCTAGGATCTGTGTATGGTCCAGAAGTATCATACACTGTCACTGGCTCGTTTGGCGTTTTCTTTTTGGTCATGGAATCCACAGTATCACTAAGCGCAATCTCGCGCATAGCCACTTTAATTTGTGGATGTATCTTACCGTTTACGTACACCTTTTTTGAATTAGGAAATGGATTTCTAGTAATGCCGCCTTGCTTAGGCGCAGTGTCTCTATTTTTCATCTTTGTTGATTAATTAATGATGTTTTCTTACTCTTGAAGTACCTAGAAGTCGCTATTATCCACCTTGTGTGGCTTTGATAATAAGTACAGCATCGCCATCATTAGGGATGGTAGAGACCCACTGTGATCTGGTAATAATGTGCTCATTAATAGCCACAGCAATCCCACTAACAGAAATGTCGAGTTGGGTAAGAATCTGGTCTAGTGTAACCTGTGCTGGAAATTGATACGAGGTGTGATTAACCTTTATGTTTATCATGTTTAATACAATTATGAAGCATCATGCTTCGGTTATATAAACGATAAAGGAATGAGAAGGATAGAATTAAAAATAGAGGTAGCGCATAGTCATACAAAGACCTCTAACTTTTCCCTACGTTGGTATTAACCAAATCAGGTTCTAAGGATTTTTCTCAAACTAATTTAATAGCTACTCCTAAAGTTTAGACTCTAAAAGTAGTAATTATTCTGAACTAGACGAGAGAAAATATAAGAAATTTATAATGTTATGTTTTGGTAGGTAGGTTTTTATAGGGTTTTGGAACGCAATCTGTTTATTAAGAAATTACATAACATAGTCTTTTATAGACCGTGTAAACCAGCTTTTCCTCGCTCTAAAAATGCATTACAAAATGAGTGCCTTCATTTGGTGTACTTGTACAGAAGAGTTCGCCTCCATTCATTTCTACGAAATCTTTTGTGATGAGTAGTCCAAAGCCAGTTCCTTGCTCTCCTTTAGTGCCTAAAGTGGTCTTAGGAATACAATCTTTAACGAGGTTTTTGTGCCAGCTAGTTGTCATTCCCACACCGAAATCTTGTACGCCTATTTCAATACCCTGAGGACCTTTCTTGCTTGATAATATTACATTTTGATTCTTTGTGCTGAATTTGATAGCGTTTGAGATGAGATTACGTAAGATTACTTTGAACATGTTTTCATCAATAAATAGGGTAGGTGTTTCAATTTCAAATAATAGCATTACATCTTTCTCTTTTGCTGAGCGTTCATATTGCTTAGCTATAGATTTAAAAATTTCTTTTATATCACAATCCTTTTTATTTAGCTTAATTCCTTCTAGCTGGTTATATGACCAGTCTAATAAAGCGCTCACCATAGCAATTCTATCATCTAATTCATTTTTGAGACTTTGTGATATCTCTTTTAATTCATTATCCTCAATTTGGTTTTCGAGTAGTTTAACCAGCAAGGAGATATTATGCAAAGGTCCTCTAACGTCATGTGTTAGTAAAGAGAACAGCTTGTTTTTAAGAGAATTGACAGATTCAAGTTCGTGGTTTTTACTTTCTAAATCTTCCTTTGCAATTTGTAGATATTTCGTTTGCTTATCTACTTCCAAGGCTAGAAATTTATTGGTTTCTACCTGTGTTCTCATGTTTGACTTCTCTATATATTTAAACTTATAGCTAACTAATATTGAGAAAAGAATGAGTTGTAGTGTGATTAACATAGAAGAAATCAATACAATTAAGTATCTATCTACATTGTACTTGTCTTTTACAAACCATGCACTTATATAGATAACTGAGGAGAGTAACATTGGTGCATAAGCATATAAGTAATACTTATTAAACTTTTCTTCATTAAATAATCGAATCGCAGAGAATATGTTCAATAATACAGCAAGCATTGCAATAACCGCAGCAGACATTACTAGCGAACTATGTAACCATCCAATGTTGAATGTCAAAAGGTTCAAAACATATATCACTGGGATCAATACCGAGCTATATTTTAAAAAGGTATAGCTACGTGAAATTTTAGGATGATTACCGCTATGAATGTTCAAATAATTCATGGTAAACAGCAAAAAGCCAAAGGTGGTGACCATTGCGGTGATAAGCGATCCCTTCTCTTGAACTATTTCAGGAAGATAACCATCTGGAAATAATGACCAACTCCAATGCAATGTAAGTCCAAAAATAATGATGCAATAGTGACATAAAATCCTATGTCTCAAAATTAAAAATGATACCAAGTGGTAAATTCCAAAAACACCAAAGATTGCTGTAAATATGGAAACCATTAAATAATTAATATCAAAACTATTCATATGGGGCTATTGTTAGTTAAGAATGTAATACGAGTACCATAACTAAGAATCTGTGATTTTTCATCTAGATCCTTAATTACGTTTTAAAAGCTTAAAACATATATAAAAGGCAATTACAATTAGGGGTTATAATAGTTTAAATATGAAGTAGTTGTCTTTGTAATATAGTAAAAAAATCAATTCATATATAAATTATTTATTTAAAAGTCATTAAAAATAATTCTGGATAATCTAAAATTACATTGATAAACATTTAAAGATGCTATGGTATGTATGGCTTATTAATTCTATTAAGACGGCTTACTTATTATTTTATAATATGAGGCGCAAGCATCTTAAATTAATGAAGTGAGAATTATATATTAGTACGTCTATTTTATCGTAATAATTTATTTTCCAGTGACTTTTAAATTATTCTTTGCTATCTTTTAATGCCCCAAACATCATATATTGAAAAATAAACTTCTTTTAATCTTACTTGCATATTGTTATTACGTCCCTGTTATATCACAAAACAGGGCTGATGGCGATATAGATAGCGTCAGTATTTTAATTTCCTTATCTAAGGATGAAAATATAAGCGGGAATTATAAAGATGGGTTAACATTTGCAACCTCTGCAGTACAATATGCAAATCAAGGTAAGAATAAAACCTTACAGGCAAAGGCTTATGTGAGCTTAGCAAATACGTATCAAGCTATAAAAGATTACGCTTCCGCGAAAAAGTTCTATAACCTGGCACTCGGTAAAAAAACAGATGACTATTTTGTAAACGTAGCCTCGCTTAATGGATTGGGCAACATATACTCAGCTGATATAAGCACAGCAGATAAGGCCGCAGCTTATTTTGAAAAATCTATTGTATATACCTTAGATGCAGGTAAAACTGTGCACTCATTTTATACCTACTATAACATCGCTGGCATGTACCTTAATTTTAAAGATCCAGATAAGGCATATCCCTACATTCTAGAAGCCGAAAAGTTGTTACCCAATATTGATAAAGAAGACCCAATATACAGCCTCTTACAACAGTTAAATTTTGCTATTTATCACAATCAAAAAGAAAATCATAGACTAGCGCTCACCTTTATTAACAAAGCACTTGAGATAGGAGGGGAGCATAGCCTCACCAGAGAACTCATAGATATCTATGATTTTAAAAGTGAGATACATCAAGAGCTAGGAGAATATGATGAGGCTCTAGAAAGCCTAAGAAAGCATTTCTACTATAAAGATTTAGATTTTAATGAAGTGAAAAATCTTCAGATAGAACAAGTTGAAGCAGACTTTAAAGTAAAGGAGTTCCAACAAAAAGCCGAAGCATCTCAATTAAAATCCAACGTTATTTTTATAGGAGGTATTGGTGCGCTGCTATTTTTAAGTACTGCCTTTTTAATCTTTTATAATCGCAAGAGGCGATTATCATTCTTAGCACTTGAAAAAAATAATAAGGCGCTATTACAAGCAAAAAATGAAGCCGAACACGCCCACAAATTAAAATCTGAGCTATTAGTTAATATAAGTCACGACTTAAGAACACCTCTGTACGGAGTAGTGGGTATCACAGAGATGCTTATAGAAAATCCTTCTATTATCAAGACTAATAAAGATCTTTTGAATGCTTTAAAATTCTCTGGAGATCATTTAAAATCTGTTGTAAATAATATATTAAGGATTAATGAGGTAAAGTCTAACACCATTTCGGTTAAGAGGACCAAGGTTCACTTACGTAACCTCTTAGAGAACATTACCACCTCATTAAGTTATCTCTCAAACCAGCAAGAAACTGATCTAGTTTTAAATATTAGTGATGAGATTTCCACCTACTATATATTAGATGAAACTAATCTTACAGAGGTTCTTTTAAAACTCATTGATAATGCGCTTAAAAACACAAAAAATGGCACTGTAACCCTTAGTGTACATCTATCAGAAAGAAAAGAAGATATAGATCACATAGTTTTTAAAGTCTCAGACACTGGGTCAGGCATTTCTAAAGAAAATCTAGCAGTCATTTTTGATAGTTTTAAACAAGGTAACACAGAAGAAAATACCTCCTACGGAATAGGTCTTGGATTGCCTATCGTTAAGTCCTTAATGAAAGTTATGGGTAGTACATTATCCGTAAAAAGTAATGTAGGTCTAGGTTCGCAATTCTCATTTATATTGGCATGCGAAGTTACCCATGAGATTGATGAGCAATCGGTGGTTCCTGAATTGAAGTGTCTAAAAATACTAGTCGTTGAGGACAATAAAATCAACCAACTCGTAACTCAAAAACTAATAAGCACGCTAGGTCACAAGTGTACCATTGCTATAAACGGAAAGGAGGCAGTAAAAGAATACCACAAGACCCATTTTGATCTCATCTTAATGGATCTCAATATGCCTGTGATGAATGGCTTTGAAGCCTCAGAAATTATTTCTTCAGAAAATAAGCATATTCCAATCATAGCATTAACTGCACTAGAAATAAGCGAGGTAAAAGAGCGATGTCATAATGTGGGCATACGTGATATTATTAATAAGCCTATAAATAAAGAAGCGCTTGAGGATATCATAGAGGAGAATGTACATTGTATAGATAACATCTAGATATTTAAAGTATTCATCTTCCCCCTTAGAGTTCATAATTCCTCGCTGTTAAACAATCAACATCTAATTTAAGGTAAATAAAAACTGTAAGTGAGCAGTAATATGCCTTAGACTTTTATAATGGATAGTTAATCGCTTTTGTGGTGGGGACATTACAGAAAGGAATTGGACGGTGAATTTAGTAACGAAAATATTTTACGTACATGAATAAAGACTCTGTGATCTCGTCATATCTGTAACTATGTCAAATAGCGCTGAAAAGCGCGCTATCCACTCTTTTTCTAGATATATCAATTTGTACTATAATGTTCTGCGTTATGTAACTTTGCTTAGGAACAAAGCACACGATACTGTGTATCTTCTTTTAAAAAGTTTCCTTACCTAAACTTTATCTAAAATGTGAGTGGAACACTCTTTAAAGCGTTGGCTGGAGTAGGGTGGAGGGAAAGTGTGTGGAGTGGACTGTTTATTTATATTCCTTGTTTAAAAAGATATATTTCTTAAATGTAACTTGCTTTTAATCATTATGTTAATTTCTTGTTTATAACTCTCCTTTGTTTTTCCATATTAACTAAGAAGTAGTTTTATTTTTACTTTTCCTTTATAATAATTCTCTTAAACAACTTTATTATAATTCTTACCCTAAATTTAATGGGTGACTAAATATTTGTAAAAATGAATAAAATTGATTGTGCTAATTGTGGAAATAAACAAAGTTTAGATTCAAACTTTTGTAGTAATTGTGGGAATAAATTTAAGTGCGATTCTTGTGACAAACCACTTTTGAAGGATGCAAATTTTTGTTCAGGTTGTGGTAAAACCATTTTGACAGAGAAGAACAACAAGGAAGCTCTTAATAC
The genomic region above belongs to Dokdonia sp. Dokd-P16 and contains:
- the thiE gene encoding thiamine phosphate synthase is translated as MIPKLHYISQGNTPEAHLDNIQNACIHGATLVQLRLKNVPLDQVLNIAKEARAITFQYGTKLIINDHYEVAKEVKADGVHLGKTDSCPTLARTYLYSWQIIGGTANTLEDCLSLIDKGVDYIGLGPLRFTTTKKNLSPVLGYNGYHIITETLKTKTPIIAIGGITIKDVADLLETGIHGIAVSGEITNDFTKIDAFQQSLAASLNKEQHHTIENR
- the thiC gene encoding phosphomethylpyrimidine synthase ThiC; protein product: MKNRDTAPKQGGITRNPFPNSKKVYVNGKIHPQIKVAMREIALSDTVDSMTKKKTPNEPVTVYDTSGPYTDPSKNIDIHSGIERIRESWILERNNVEQLDSYSSTYCNERLNDKSLDHMRFKLLKKPMRAKKGENVTQLHYAKQGIITPEMEYIAIRENQRIDEMTEIRKQHKGEHFGASIPDKITPEFVRSEVARGRAVIPSNINHPEAEPMILGRNFLVKINANIGNSAVTSSIEEEVEKAVWACRWGADNIMDLSTGENIHETREWIIRNSPVPVGTVPIYQALEKVNGVAEDLTWEIFKDTLIEQAEQGVDYFTIHAGVLLRYVPMTAKRVTGIVSRGGSIMAKWCLAHHKESFLYTHFEDICEILKQYDVAFSLGDGLRPGSVADANDEAQFAELETLGELTQIARKHDVQCFIEGPGHVPMHMIKENMEKQIEVCDEAPFYTLGPLTTDIAPGYDHITSGIGAAMIGWYGCAMLCYVTPKEHLGLPNKEDVRVGVVTYKLAAHAADLAKGHPGSQHRDNALSMARFEFRWEDQFNLGLDPERAREYHDETLPAAGAKIAHFCSMCGPKFCSMKISQEVRDFAAENKIVDNEVIQKGMEEKSKEFKAKGSEVYL
- a CDS encoding response regulator, giving the protein MKNKLLLILLAYCYYVPVISQNRADGDIDSVSILISLSKDENISGNYKDGLTFATSAVQYANQGKNKTLQAKAYVSLANTYQAIKDYASAKKFYNLALGKKTDDYFVNVASLNGLGNIYSADISTADKAAAYFEKSIVYTLDAGKTVHSFYTYYNIAGMYLNFKDPDKAYPYILEAEKLLPNIDKEDPIYSLLQQLNFAIYHNQKENHRLALTFINKALEIGGEHSLTRELIDIYDFKSEIHQELGEYDEALESLRKHFYYKDLDFNEVKNLQIEQVEADFKVKEFQQKAEASQLKSNVIFIGGIGALLFLSTAFLIFYNRKRRLSFLALEKNNKALLQAKNEAEHAHKLKSELLVNISHDLRTPLYGVVGITEMLIENPSIIKTNKDLLNALKFSGDHLKSVVNNILRINEVKSNTISVKRTKVHLRNLLENITTSLSYLSNQQETDLVLNISDEISTYYILDETNLTEVLLKLIDNALKNTKNGTVTLSVHLSERKEDIDHIVFKVSDTGSGISKENLAVIFDSFKQGNTEENTSYGIGLGLPIVKSLMKVMGSTLSVKSNVGLGSQFSFILACEVTHEIDEQSVVPELKCLKILVVEDNKINQLVTQKLISTLGHKCTIAINGKEAVKEYHKTHFDLILMDLNMPVMNGFEASEIISSENKHIPIIALTALEISEVKERCHNVGIRDIINKPINKEALEDIIEENVHCIDNI
- a CDS encoding thiamine phosphate synthase, which codes for MIIVLSPENDIPNEVKILHQLFEDGLACYHVRKPHKSYEDYSTYIQQIDPAFHDRIVVHDHHKVINEFSLKGIHFNEQHRIDHIDNPGKYFRGLNMFGKTISSSFHDLKTLEDCYFEFDYHFLSPVFNSISKEGYNGRGFDVTDSNKTIVALGGIHQENLEQAKKLGYNGIALLGSIWKAENPLQSFKNIKAAFG
- a CDS encoding hydroxymethylpyrimidine/phosphomethylpyrimidine kinase — its product is MKTNNYILTIAGLDPSSGAGITSDIKTFEAHQLYGLSVCTAVTVQNDINFKECVWINKAVIISQIETLFERFEITVVKIGIIESWEVLSLVLDKLQMLNPEIKIIVDPIIKASAGFDFHSLEHQDILDKIWSQCYIITPNYDEIQLLYPDLNIEETIEHISSLTNIHLKGGHRKDKTGWDVIYHSKTVVKRIAPKAKKVLQKHGSGCVLSAALASNMMLGQNIEEASMNAKYYTETFLNSTDNLLGQHSYPIMKIKS
- the thiS gene encoding sulfur carrier protein ThiS; its protein translation is MINIKVNHTSYQFPAQVTLDQILTQLDISVSGIAVAINEHIITRSQWVSTIPNDGDAVLIIKATQGG
- a CDS encoding sensor histidine kinase, coding for MNSFDINYLMVSIFTAIFGVFGIYHLVSFLILRHRILCHYCIIIFGLTLHWSWSLFPDGYLPEIVQEKGSLITAMVTTFGFLLFTMNYLNIHSGNHPKISRSYTFLKYSSVLIPVIYVLNLLTFNIGWLHSSLVMSAAVIAMLAVLLNIFSAIRLFNEEKFNKYYLYAYAPMLLSSVIYISAWFVKDKYNVDRYLIVLISSMLITLQLILFSILVSYKFKYIEKSNMRTQVETNKFLALEVDKQTKYLQIAKEDLESKNHELESVNSLKNKLFSLLTHDVRGPLHNISLLVKLLENQIEDNELKEISQSLKNELDDRIAMVSALLDWSYNQLEGIKLNKKDCDIKEIFKSIAKQYERSAKEKDVMLLFEIETPTLFIDENMFKVILRNLISNAIKFSTKNQNVILSSKKGPQGIEIGVQDFGVGMTTSWHKNLVKDCIPKTTLGTKGEQGTGFGLLITKDFVEMNGGELFCTSTPNEGTHFVMHF